Proteins encoded together in one Undibacterium sp. CCC3.4 window:
- a CDS encoding alpha/beta fold hydrolase — translation MAIGDASISATWQKKIEHLVGQAIALETKLDEKMLRSDTAFEEYGIESVMVVAITRRLEETFGELAKTLFFEFQSIGELSAYLAQEYPQTTTTSAPVTTQAELAPPASATPAMALQWPVTASSVAPPPSAAVPVGAVARVAAPVQEDYIAIIGMSGRFPMADNMEQLWGNLVEGRNCISEVPETLWNWCQYWTTEKGVEGKSYTRWGGFMNDIDKFDPLFFNISNLEAQSLDPQERLFLQTVYHTIEDAGYAREQLSGKKIGVYAGAMWGQYQLYGTDTANAGSSYSSIANRVSYYFNFIGPSIGLDTMCSSSLTTVHLACESLKRGETELAIAGGVNITVHPNKYLFLSKTGFASTEGLCRSYGEGGDGYVPGDGVGALLLKPLSAAERDGDRIYGIIRGTAINHGGKANAYTVPNPKLQTALIREALHTAGIDPRTISYMEGHGTGTALGDPIEVRALTQAFSEHTDELGFCALGSIKSNIGHLESAAGFAGIAKVLLQMRHRQLVPSIHSEVLNSNIDFAKTPFVVQRTLAPWNQMTLRQDGRDIRVPRRAGVSSFGAGGANGHVILEEYVASAAPSAREPEVKQLFVFSAKNHEQMHAVVRQFLASFEPVAAPVKAARAVDAAQRAAEVMAVMADALGVSAQLLDTDDNWDDLAVDTAAADRLAQRLNQAFDCALAADEVLQSANVGQLSARVRSGSAATLDSSASDAERFERIAYTLQVGREALSRRLALEADSFDILRSKLERFLAGDDSIDACWTSPKYNRDRVQADGEQDREFLRMLVQGRRWSKLGRLWCQGATVPWVDGYRGLGLRRIDLPLYPFAKERCWVPTAPAIAAAAAHTVAIASQASPTLDSCLNPQRSMGGALTFELPLTAADLDPQEGEQLASSLRAGRALALLGAAADYFQGVRTLADLRWQHRATGAAPQQLAMTIGTTAQGPVAQLSGAENAELACAELRPASGGNGPVSAITDVAHWYRNCRHKLPGLSVKGTGADSCSLSELGCGDDFALARYTVTGAVQQPWEMAALLVSAAIELIAAAHLQDGIGDCVQFRAEQLRLVDVPTTDGYLFLRPSGKGTFAVDMLNAQGSICLTLQGMRAQISEPVFDRMFYRPQWQVVPADELAPLAMPASTPEGATLLVYPAAAGFVATALKARLGSNVYEIVLDVKTAVLSAQSWSVGPADAQALPACIEHIGQVGSVYFLGGVNLSQWHPRTSKDFRDLQTGSVTMLLRLVQAIEKGNQARRQWALRIVTNAVFQVETDDIIQPFTAGLVGFAKALPNELSHVSTQLLDIALAEGSHEMTPALLADLDRVVSGAIDNQQLALRGGKAFRRNLLPLALPAATQPVLQDIGVYLIIGGAGNVGVRISQYLASACGANIAWIGRRPSDDEIAAKLATVSDDAARVRYYPADISDDKKLSKAIQKAETELGPIRAVFHSAMTFAGGRLATLTDSEFVDALQAKTVGSHTLYRALRGRALDFLMFFSSGETFVGNKGWGAYTVACNFQDAFALHLRQETDWPVHVVNWGFWEGNDRGDPELLRAKGIFPLKAEQGGEAITRIVAANLGQAMALNVSDVVLQRMGVKLPQPAILETAVAVRPTVPLPLPQVAVSPQAEQVIEQIAQNSKVAHVDAALTLDAVAQSVRVIVADTLMIAREKIDIDADLSDFGVDSLIVVNLHRALEELAGTLPATLFLNYQSVREVAEYLIANHVEQAVQLLGGKVSDGSTTAATVAVEHSSAVVTAPPKPPVATQRYPGAKLLRTVAGVDIEDFLFSYGDLYRDGKLAVATADAPDSADLCSASPDDLQHLLFDVPSCPQVEVFVTGQGTPLLFMPAVALTIPVWLKQIQSLRAHYRLIVIHAPGYGLSKGIRESTTAGVSRVFSEVLKVLLTDQPVHLVSSCFGSIAASYIARFYPQQVASLTMVGGFYDALDLPPVAGDNLSIDEIMQMIKVVSGSLKIDFEMVAAQWGEADPLRLNTERMGNLLIGSQCANPLVAMRYLNEMTTLSTLDWVRQLQTPVQFLFGDLDTVIRPLHSHTMHEQLPGSTLIDLSGSGHYPFLTHNVQFDQLLTQFVQRVEQQDRGSADAGLALVDHFST, via the coding sequence ATGGCAATCGGTGATGCAAGCATTAGCGCCACGTGGCAAAAAAAGATAGAGCATCTGGTCGGGCAGGCAATCGCATTGGAGACCAAGCTTGATGAAAAAATGCTCAGAAGCGATACCGCATTCGAGGAATACGGGATTGAGTCGGTAATGGTGGTCGCTATCACACGCCGCCTAGAAGAAACTTTTGGAGAGCTGGCCAAGACGTTGTTTTTCGAGTTCCAGAGCATAGGCGAACTGTCTGCCTACCTAGCCCAGGAATATCCGCAGACCACGACGACGAGCGCACCGGTAACGACGCAGGCTGAGTTGGCTCCCCCTGCAAGTGCCACGCCAGCAATGGCTCTGCAATGGCCGGTGACGGCCTCGTCGGTCGCGCCACCACCGTCTGCCGCCGTACCGGTTGGTGCCGTCGCTCGCGTCGCCGCGCCCGTGCAGGAGGACTATATCGCCATCATCGGTATGAGCGGGCGCTTCCCAATGGCCGACAACATGGAGCAGTTGTGGGGCAATCTGGTTGAAGGCCGCAACTGCATCTCCGAAGTGCCAGAGACATTGTGGAACTGGTGCCAATATTGGACCACTGAGAAGGGCGTGGAAGGCAAGTCCTATACGCGCTGGGGCGGCTTCATGAACGACATCGACAAGTTCGATCCGCTGTTCTTCAACATTTCCAACCTCGAGGCGCAGTCGCTCGATCCGCAGGAGCGCCTGTTCCTGCAAACGGTCTACCATACGATCGAAGATGCCGGCTATGCGCGCGAGCAGCTGTCGGGCAAGAAGATCGGCGTTTATGCCGGCGCGATGTGGGGTCAGTATCAGTTGTATGGCACCGATACTGCCAACGCCGGCTCTTCCTACAGCTCGATCGCCAATCGGGTGTCGTACTACTTCAACTTCATCGGCCCGAGCATCGGACTGGACACGATGTGCTCGTCGTCGCTGACCACGGTGCATCTGGCCTGCGAGAGCCTGAAACGCGGCGAGACCGAGCTGGCCATCGCCGGTGGCGTCAACATCACCGTCCATCCAAACAAATATTTATTCCTCAGCAAAACCGGCTTTGCCTCGACCGAGGGTTTGTGCCGCAGTTACGGCGAGGGCGGCGATGGCTATGTGCCGGGCGACGGCGTTGGCGCGCTGCTGCTCAAACCACTGAGTGCGGCCGAACGCGACGGCGACCGCATCTACGGCATCATTCGCGGTACCGCCATCAATCACGGCGGCAAGGCCAATGCCTATACCGTGCCGAATCCAAAACTACAGACCGCGTTGATCCGGGAGGCGCTGCACACTGCCGGCATCGATCCGCGCACCATTAGCTACATGGAAGGCCACGGCACCGGCACCGCGCTAGGCGATCCGATCGAAGTACGTGCGCTAACCCAGGCCTTTAGCGAACACACCGATGAATTGGGCTTCTGCGCGCTCGGTTCAATCAAGTCGAACATCGGTCACCTGGAATCGGCCGCTGGCTTTGCCGGCATTGCCAAGGTGCTGCTGCAGATGCGTCACCGCCAGCTGGTGCCGTCGATCCATTCCGAGGTACTGAACTCGAACATTGATTTCGCCAAGACGCCGTTCGTTGTGCAGCGCACGCTGGCACCATGGAATCAGATGACGCTGCGGCAGGACGGTCGAGACATCCGCGTTCCGCGCCGTGCCGGCGTCAGCTCGTTCGGCGCAGGCGGTGCCAATGGCCACGTCATCTTGGAAGAATATGTCGCATCGGCCGCGCCGTCGGCGCGCGAGCCGGAAGTGAAACAGCTATTCGTCTTCTCCGCCAAGAACCATGAACAGATGCACGCCGTGGTGCGCCAGTTCCTGGCATCATTCGAACCGGTCGCTGCACCAGTCAAGGCTGCTCGCGCGGTCGACGCGGCGCAACGTGCCGCCGAGGTGATGGCGGTAATGGCTGATGCGCTCGGCGTGTCGGCGCAGTTGCTGGACACCGACGACAATTGGGACGACCTAGCGGTGGACACCGCTGCGGCGGACAGGCTGGCGCAACGTTTAAACCAAGCCTTCGACTGCGCACTGGCTGCTGACGAGGTACTGCAGTCAGCCAATGTCGGCCAACTGAGCGCACGGGTTCGCAGCGGCAGCGCGGCCACGCTCGATAGCTCTGCCTCGGACGCAGAGCGCTTTGAGCGCATTGCCTACACCCTGCAGGTAGGTCGCGAAGCGCTGTCGCGCCGTCTTGCTCTGGAAGCCGATTCCTTCGACATTTTGCGCAGCAAGCTGGAACGCTTCCTAGCCGGTGACGACAGCATTGATGCCTGCTGGACCAGTCCGAAGTACAACCGCGACCGAGTCCAGGCCGACGGGGAACAGGACCGCGAGTTCCTGCGCATGCTGGTGCAAGGCCGCCGCTGGAGCAAGCTGGGACGCCTGTGGTGCCAGGGCGCTACAGTACCCTGGGTGGACGGTTATCGCGGGCTGGGCCTGCGTCGGATCGACCTGCCGCTGTATCCATTTGCCAAGGAACGCTGCTGGGTTCCGACCGCGCCGGCCATTGCCGCTGCGGCCGCACACACCGTCGCCATCGCCAGTCAGGCAAGTCCGACGCTCGACTCCTGCCTTAATCCGCAGCGCAGCATGGGCGGCGCGCTAACCTTCGAGCTGCCGCTGACGGCGGCCGATCTGGACCCACAAGAAGGCGAGCAGCTCGCAAGCAGTTTGCGCGCTGGCCGTGCGCTGGCACTGCTGGGCGCCGCAGCCGACTACTTCCAGGGAGTGCGGACGCTGGCTGACCTGCGCTGGCAGCATCGCGCCACCGGCGCAGCGCCGCAGCAGTTGGCGATGACGATCGGCACCACGGCGCAGGGTCCGGTGGCGCAACTAAGCGGCGCCGAGAACGCCGAACTGGCCTGCGCCGAGCTGCGGCCCGCCAGCGGCGGCAATGGCCCGGTATCGGCCATCACCGACGTGGCGCACTGGTATCGCAACTGCCGGCACAAACTGCCTGGCTTGAGCGTGAAAGGCACCGGTGCCGACAGCTGCTCGCTAAGCGAGCTGGGCTGCGGTGACGATTTTGCGCTGGCCCGTTACACCGTGACCGGCGCTGTACAACAACCGTGGGAAATGGCCGCGCTGCTGGTCAGCGCGGCGATCGAGCTGATCGCCGCAGCCCATCTGCAAGACGGCATCGGTGATTGCGTGCAGTTCCGCGCTGAGCAGTTGCGCCTAGTCGACGTGCCTACGACCGACGGCTATCTGTTCCTGCGCCCGAGTGGGAAAGGTACGTTCGCAGTCGATATGCTCAATGCACAAGGCAGCATCTGCCTGACCTTGCAGGGCATGCGCGCGCAGATTAGCGAGCCGGTGTTCGATCGCATGTTCTACCGCCCGCAGTGGCAGGTGGTGCCGGCCGACGAGTTGGCTCCGCTGGCAATGCCGGCATCGACACCGGAAGGCGCGACGCTGCTGGTCTACCCGGCGGCGGCTGGCTTCGTGGCCACCGCCCTCAAGGCGCGCCTAGGCTCCAATGTCTATGAGATCGTGCTGGACGTCAAGACCGCAGTTTTGTCGGCGCAGTCCTGGAGCGTCGGTCCGGCCGACGCGCAGGCGCTGCCGGCCTGCATCGAGCATATCGGTCAGGTGGGGTCCGTGTACTTCTTGGGCGGAGTGAATCTGAGCCAGTGGCATCCACGCACCAGCAAGGACTTCCGCGACCTGCAAACGGGCAGCGTGACGATGCTGTTGCGTCTGGTGCAGGCGATTGAGAAGGGCAACCAGGCTCGCCGCCAGTGGGCCTTACGCATCGTCACAAATGCGGTGTTCCAAGTTGAAACGGACGACATCATCCAGCCATTCACGGCCGGCCTGGTCGGCTTCGCCAAGGCCCTGCCGAACGAGCTGTCGCACGTCAGCACGCAGCTGCTCGACATAGCCTTGGCTGAAGGCAGCCATGAGATGACACCGGCGCTGCTGGCCGACCTTGATCGCGTCGTCAGCGGTGCCATCGACAACCAGCAACTGGCGCTGCGCGGTGGCAAAGCGTTTCGCCGCAACCTACTGCCGTTGGCACTGCCTGCGGCAACTCAACCGGTGCTGCAGGACATTGGTGTCTACCTGATCATCGGCGGCGCTGGCAACGTCGGTGTACGCATTAGCCAGTACCTGGCCAGCGCCTGTGGCGCCAACATCGCCTGGATCGGCCGCCGTCCGTCCGACGACGAGATTGCAGCCAAGCTGGCGACGGTGTCGGACGATGCGGCGCGGGTGCGCTACTACCCTGCCGATATCTCCGACGACAAGAAACTGTCGAAGGCAATCCAGAAGGCAGAAACGGAGCTGGGACCGATCCGTGCCGTGTTCCACTCGGCCATGACCTTTGCCGGTGGTCGTCTGGCGACGCTGACCGACAGCGAATTCGTTGACGCGCTGCAGGCCAAGACGGTCGGCTCACATACCCTGTACCGCGCACTGCGCGGTCGCGCATTGGACTTTCTGATGTTCTTCTCGTCGGGCGAAACCTTTGTCGGCAACAAGGGCTGGGGTGCCTACACGGTCGCATGCAACTTCCAGGACGCCTTCGCGCTGCATCTGCGCCAGGAAACCGACTGGCCGGTGCATGTTGTCAACTGGGGCTTCTGGGAGGGTAATGACCGCGGCGATCCAGAACTGCTGCGCGCCAAGGGCATCTTCCCCCTAAAAGCGGAACAGGGCGGCGAGGCGATCACCCGCATCGTCGCCGCTAACCTCGGCCAAGCGATGGCTCTGAATGTCAGCGATGTCGTGCTGCAGCGGATGGGCGTCAAGTTACCGCAGCCAGCCATACTCGAAACTGCCGTAGCCGTCAGGCCGACGGTGCCGCTGCCGCTGCCGCAAGTCGCCGTTAGCCCTCAGGCCGAGCAGGTGATCGAACAGATTGCACAAAACAGCAAAGTAGCGCACGTGGATGCAGCACTGACGCTCGACGCGGTGGCACAGAGCGTGCGCGTGATCGTTGCCGATACACTGATGATTGCACGTGAGAAAATCGACATCGATGCCGATCTGAGCGATTTTGGTGTCGATTCGCTGATTGTGGTCAACCTGCACCGAGCCTTGGAAGAGCTGGCTGGCACTCTACCTGCCACCTTGTTCCTGAACTATCAGTCGGTACGCGAAGTGGCCGAGTACCTGATCGCCAACCATGTCGAGCAGGCGGTTCAGTTATTAGGCGGCAAAGTCAGCGATGGGTCCACGACGGCCGCCACTGTTGCTGTAGAGCACTCGTCGGCTGTGGTAACCGCACCGCCAAAACCGCCAGTTGCTACCCAGCGATATCCCGGCGCCAAGCTGCTGCGCACCGTAGCTGGCGTCGACATTGAGGATTTCCTGTTCTCGTACGGCGACCTGTACCGCGACGGCAAGCTGGCGGTGGCAACCGCCGACGCACCAGACAGCGCCGACCTGTGCAGTGCGTCGCCGGACGACCTACAGCATCTGCTGTTCGACGTGCCGTCCTGCCCACAGGTCGAGGTGTTCGTCACCGGCCAGGGCACACCGCTGCTGTTCATGCCGGCGGTCGCTTTGACCATTCCGGTCTGGCTCAAGCAGATCCAGTCGCTGCGCGCGCATTACCGCCTGATCGTGATCCATGCGCCAGGTTACGGCCTGAGCAAGGGTATCCGCGAGTCGACCACAGCAGGCGTGTCGCGCGTCTTCTCCGAAGTGCTGAAGGTGCTACTGACGGACCAGCCAGTGCATCTGGTGTCGTCCTGCTTCGGTTCGATCGCAGCCAGTTACATCGCACGCTTCTATCCGCAGCAGGTAGCCTCGCTAACCATGGTTGGCGGCTTCTACGACGCTCTCGACTTGCCGCCGGTTGCCGGCGACAACCTGTCAATCGATGAAATCATGCAGATGATTAAGGTGGTCTCCGGCTCGCTCAAGATCGACTTCGAAATGGTCGCCGCGCAGTGGGGGGAAGCCGATCCGTTGCGTCTGAACACCGAGCGTATGGGTAATTTGCTGATTGGCAGCCAGTGCGCCAATCCTCTGGTGGCGATGCGCTATCTGAACGAGATGACCACCTTGTCGACACTGGACTGGGTACGCCAGTTGCAGACGCCGGTGCAATTCCTGTTTGGCGATCTCGACACAGTGATCCGCCCTCTGCATTCGCACACCATGCACGAGCAGTTGCCTGGCTCGACGCTGATCGATTTGAGCGGTTCCGGCCACTATCCGTTCTTAACCCACAACGTTCAGTTCGACCAGTTGCTGACGCAGTTCGTACAGCGAGTCGAACAGCAGGACCGTGGTTCTGCCGATGCTGGCTTGGCGCTGGTCGATCATTTCTCAACGTAA